The genomic DNA AATAATAGAACATCTTCAGGATGATTACATGTTGTCTTTAGAAAAAGCAAATTTAACTTTAGAAGTTGCAAAGAATGAATCAAAATTTTTAGATAAAGAATTAAAAAGCATAGGGCTATATATAGGGATTCCATTTTGTCCAACAAGATGTGCGTATTGTTCTTTTACATCAAACCCTTACAGGGGAAATGAAAAGGTTGTAGAAGAATATTTAGAAGCTCTACTCTATGAAGTTAATAATGTGCTTAAATATTTGAATGAGAATGGATATTCGTTTGATACTTTTTATGTGGGGGGAGGGACACCAACCTCTCTAAATCATACTCAGCTTGATAAACTAATTGGAGAAGTTTCTAAATATATTGATTTAAATAAACTAAGGGAGTTTACGGTTGAAGCTGGAAGACCTGATTCTATTGATGCAGAAAAATTGAAGGTGTTAAAAAATTACTCATGTTCAAGAATTAGCATCAACCCTCAAACTATGAATGAAGAAACACTAAAATTGATAGGAAGAAGACATTCAATTGATGATATAAAAGAAAAATTTATACTTGCAAGGGAATTGGGATTTGATAATATTAATATGGATATAATAATAGGACTTCCTGGAGAAGATGAAAATTCAATCACACGAACTATGGATGAAATTGAAGCATTAATGCCCGACAGCGTAACTATTCATACGATGGCTATAAAAAGGGCATCTGTTTTAAATGAAAAGATGTTCAGGGGAGATAGAGATTTAGCAAGTCGGATGTATGATATCGCAGCTAAAAGGGTTAGAAAAATGGGAATGAAGCCCTATTATATGTATAGGCAGAAGAGTATGGTAAGCCCTCTTGAAAATATAGGATATAGCTTTGACGGAAAAGAATGCATTTATAACATACAAATGATAGCGGAGAATAAAACGATTATAGCACTCGGGGCAGATGCCATCACAAAGGTCGTTTACCAGAATGAAAATAGAATCGAAAGAGTTGCAAATTTAAAGGATGTCCGGGAATATATTAAGAGGATAGATGAGCAGGTTAAAGATAAAATAATCGAGCTTGAAAAGCTAACTCATTACTGTCAAATTTAATTTAAACAAATTTGAAATTGTTGACATATCTATCTAATACCTATATAATATTAAGCAAAATAATATCGAAATAGGCTGTGAAGAGGAGGAGTAGCTTTCAAACACCGTCCAGGGAGGAGATGGCGCGATTGGGAACATCTCTACGGTTAAGGGAAGTGAAGGACACCTTGGAGCCTTTGCCTGAATTAAGTAGGGTAAAACGTTATCTGCGTTAAAGACTTGAGTGGGTATAGCCAATTAGGGTGGCACCGCGGAAATTATCCGTCCCTTGCATAAGGGGCGTTTTTTATTTTTGGTGCCAGGCACTTAAGATTAAGATTTTATAAATTGAAAAGGAGGATTGCTATGTTAACACAAGCGCCAAAGGGAACCAAGGATGTTTTGCCAAAGGAGTCGTATAAATGGCATTATGTTGAAGATGCTGTAAGAAGAATATGTTCTGAATTTGGATATTCAGAAGTTAGAACGCCAACCTTTGAACATACGGAGCTTATATTAAGGGGAGTTGGAGAAACTACTGATATTGTTCAAAAGGAAATGTATACTTTTAACGATAAGGCAGGAAGAAGTATTACATTAAAACCAGAGGGAACAGCACCTGCTGTTAGAGCGTTTATAGAACATGGCCTTCAATTTGATACTCAGCCTACAAAGCTTTATTACATAACACCAGTTTTTAGATATGAAAATGTTCAGGCAGGAAGGCTAAGGGAACACCACCAATTTGGAATTGAAATGTTCGGTTCTCCTTCACCTTCTGCTGATGCAGAGGTTATTTCGCTCGCTATGACTTTTTTAGGAAGGCTTGGTCTTGAAAATTTAAAGGTTAATATTAACAACATAGGATGTCCTGAATGCAGAAAGACATACAATGAAGCTCTGAAAAATTATCTTAAGGATAATTATGAGGAACTTTGTGAGGTATGCAAAGACAGATATGAAAGAAATCCATTAAGGATACTTGATTGTAAGGAAAAGAGCTGCCAAAGGATAGTTAAGGATGCTCCAATGATTACTGATTATGTATGCGACAACTGCAAGAATCATTTTGAAAAATTAAAACACGAATTAGAAATACTAAATATACCATACGAAGTAGACCCTTATATAGTTAGGGGACTTGATTATTATACCCAGACAGTTTTTGAAATAATAACAAGCAGTGTAAAGGAAAACTTAACTATATGCGGTGGTGGAAGATATAATAATCTTATCGCAGAAATAGGCGGACCTGATATGCCTGCAGTGGGTTTTGGTCTTGGTCTCGAAAGGCTCATTATGACCCTTGAATCAAAGGGAATTGATATTCCAAAACCTCAAGGAACGACGCTCTATATCGCAACGATAGGAGATAGAGCAAAGGATGAAGCTACAAGAATTGTATTTAAGTTGAGAAATAGTGGGATATCAGCTGAAAAAGATTTGATGGATAAATCTCTAAAGGCACAGATGAAGTATGCCAACAAAATAGGTGCAAGGTTTGTAATTGTCCTTGGAGACGATGAGATCGATAACAACAAGGCTAAACTAAAGGAAATGGAAACGGGAAAAGAAGAAGAAATAATTTTATCCGACATTGAAAATATTTTAAGGGAAAGAATTTAGGAGGGGTATTATGGCAGAAGCATTAAGAGGCTTAAAAAGAACTAATATGTGCGGAGAACTCAATCAGGAGTTTGTAGGAAAAGAAGTTGTTCTTATGGGTTGGGTTCAAAAAAGACGTGACCTTGGAGGTCTTATTTTCGCAGATTTGAGAGATAGAACAGGAATTGTTCAGGTTGTGTTTGGTGAGGAGATAAACAGTGAGGCATTTAAAAAGGCTGAGGCTATTAGAAGCGAATATGTAATAGCTGTAGTAGGTGAGGTTGTATTAAGAGAATCACCAAATCCTAATATCCCTACCGGATATATAGAAGTTAAGGGAAAAGAATTAAAGATTCTTTCAGAATCAGAAACACCACCTATATATATTAAAGAAAACCTGGATGCTGCAGAGGCGATTAGATTAAAGTATAGATATCTTGATTTAAGAAGACCTGATATACAAAGAAATATAATGATAAGACATAAGGCTGCAAAAGTGGTAAGAGATTTCATGGATGAAAATGGGTTTTTGGAAATTGAAACTCCGATGCTTACCAAGAGCACACCAGAAGGTGCAAGAGATTACCTTGTTCCGAGCAGAAATTTCCCGGGAAAATTTTATGCATTGCCACAGTCGCCACAGATTTTTAAGCAGCTTTTGATGGTTTCAGGATTTGATAGATACTTCCAAATCGTAAGATGCTTTAGGGATGAGGATTTGAGAGCAAACAGACAGCCTGAATTTACTCAAATAGATATTGAAATGTCCTTTGTTGATATGGATGATGTTATTGAATTAAATGAAAGATTGATACAAAGACTTTTTAAGGAAGTATTGAATGTTGATGTTGAAAGACCATTTAAGAGAATTACATTTAAAGAGGCAATGGAAAAGTATGGCTCAGACAAACCTGATATAAGATTTGGACTTGAACTTATGGACGTAAGCGGAGCAGTAAAGGACAGCAATTTTAAGGTGTTTAAGGATACTATAGCAAATGGCGGAACAGTAAGGGGAATTAATGCAAAGGGATGTGCCGAATTCTCAAGAAAAGAGATTGACAAATTAGAAGAACTCGTAAAAACCTATGGTGCAAAGGGACTTGCATGGATAGCTCTAAAAGAAGGGGAGATAAAATCTCCAATTGCTAAATTCCTTTCAGAAGATGAATTAAATGCTATTAAGGATGCCATGAGTGCAGAAGTTGGCGACCTTCTATTAATAGTTGCAGATAAACCTAAAACAGTTTTTGCATCATTAGGTGCATTAAGATTGGAACTTGGTAGAAAACTAAATTTAATAGGACCAGACAATAAGGATTATAAATTCCTATGGGTTACTGAATTCCCTCTATTAGAATACGATGAGGAAGAAGGAAGATATGTTGCAATGCACCATCCATTTACAAGCCCTATGGATGAAGATGTTGACCTTTTAGAAACACAACCAGATAAGGTTAGAGCAAAGGCATATGATATGGTTCTAAATGGAGAGGAAATAGGCGGAGGAAGCATTAGAATACACGATACAAAGCTACAGGAAAGAATGTTCAAGGTTCTTGGATTTACTATGGAAAGAGCTTATGAGAGATTTGGATTCCTTATGGAGGCATTTAAATTTGGACCACCTCCTCATGGTGGATTAGCTTTTGGATTTGATAGACTTGTAATGTTCCTAACGGGAACAGATAATATTAAGGATGTTATAGCATTCCCAAAGAATCAGAATGCTGCATGCCCGATGACGAATGCACCATCGACTGTTGATGAAAAGCAATTAGATGAACTTGGTATAGAAATTATTGAAAGGGAATGATGTTACAAATTACCTTAATAAAAGCTATTGATATTTTCGACAAATGGTGATATATTAAAATTAAATATATAGCCTGCCGTGTGCGCCAGGATGGATATGTAATTGAGCCAACACCTTTTACATGGGAGTCCGGTCTCCTTGTGTGGAATGTAGGCCTGCAATAAGCAGGAAACAAGAAGCATGAGGGAGGATACCCACCTGCTGAGAGCAGGTTCAATCACACCATCCAGCGGGACGGTGGGTTTTTGTATGTGAGGGAGGAAATTATGTTAGGACCGTTTTCAAGAACTGAGCTATTGCTTGGTAAAGAAGGAGTAGATAAATTAAAAGGAAGCACTGTTGCAGTATTTGGGATAGGCGGAGTAGGATCATTTACAGTTGAAGCTCTTGCGCGCAGCGGTGTAGGTAAATTTATATTGGTAGACGATGATGACATTTGTATAACTAATATAAACAGGCAGCTTCATGCAACAACTAAAACTGTCGGAAAATCAAAGGTTGAAGTTATGGCACAAAGGGTTAAAGAGATAAATCCAAGAGCCGAAGTCGTTGCGCTTAAGGAGTTTGTCAGCAAGAATAATATAGATGAGATATTGAGCAGTAAAATTGATTATGTAGTTGATGCAATAGATACTGTTTCTTCAAAACTTGATTTAGTAGTAAAGTGCAATGAAATGGGCATACCAATAATAAGCAGCATGGGTGCAGGGAACAAATTAGACCCGACTAAGTTTGAGGTTGCAGATATTTATAAAACAAGTGTATGTCCGCTTGCAAAGGTTATGAGGACAGAGCTTAGGAAGAGGGGCATTAAAAGTTTAAAGGTTGTCTATTCAAAGGAACAACCTATGAAACCAAAGCTTGATGAAGTAGTTTCATGCAAGGTTGGATGT from Caloramator mitchellensis includes the following:
- the aspS gene encoding aspartate--tRNA ligase codes for the protein MAEALRGLKRTNMCGELNQEFVGKEVVLMGWVQKRRDLGGLIFADLRDRTGIVQVVFGEEINSEAFKKAEAIRSEYVIAVVGEVVLRESPNPNIPTGYIEVKGKELKILSESETPPIYIKENLDAAEAIRLKYRYLDLRRPDIQRNIMIRHKAAKVVRDFMDENGFLEIETPMLTKSTPEGARDYLVPSRNFPGKFYALPQSPQIFKQLLMVSGFDRYFQIVRCFRDEDLRANRQPEFTQIDIEMSFVDMDDVIELNERLIQRLFKEVLNVDVERPFKRITFKEAMEKYGSDKPDIRFGLELMDVSGAVKDSNFKVFKDTIANGGTVRGINAKGCAEFSRKEIDKLEELVKTYGAKGLAWIALKEGEIKSPIAKFLSEDELNAIKDAMSAEVGDLLLIVADKPKTVFASLGALRLELGRKLNLIGPDNKDYKFLWVTEFPLLEYDEEEGRYVAMHHPFTSPMDEDVDLLETQPDKVRAKAYDMVLNGEEIGGGSIRIHDTKLQERMFKVLGFTMERAYERFGFLMEAFKFGPPPHGGLAFGFDRLVMFLTGTDNIKDVIAFPKNQNAACPMTNAPSTVDEKQLDELGIEIIERE
- the hisS gene encoding histidine--tRNA ligase, coding for MLTQAPKGTKDVLPKESYKWHYVEDAVRRICSEFGYSEVRTPTFEHTELILRGVGETTDIVQKEMYTFNDKAGRSITLKPEGTAPAVRAFIEHGLQFDTQPTKLYYITPVFRYENVQAGRLREHHQFGIEMFGSPSPSADAEVISLAMTFLGRLGLENLKVNINNIGCPECRKTYNEALKNYLKDNYEELCEVCKDRYERNPLRILDCKEKSCQRIVKDAPMITDYVCDNCKNHFEKLKHELEILNIPYEVDPYIVRGLDYYTQTVFEIITSSVKENLTICGGGRYNNLIAEIGGPDMPAVGFGLGLERLIMTLESKGIDIPKPQGTTLYIATIGDRAKDEATRIVFKLRNSGISAEKDLMDKSLKAQMKYANKIGARFVIVLGDDEIDNNKAKLKEMETGKEEEIILSDIENILRERI
- the hemZ gene encoding coproporphyrinogen dehydrogenase HemZ, which codes for MKIKLTGHDYRYEVFQIVSLFFEKNQIEFCQEDAQLESVLDLENGYAEANLDGKIEKVSLTEINKKNIKNAIKKSLLKILEDYTGLKMPWGILVGIRPTKIVHEAIKNESSEEEIIEHLQDDYMLSLEKANLTLEVAKNESKFLDKELKSIGLYIGIPFCPTRCAYCSFTSNPYRGNEKVVEEYLEALLYEVNNVLKYLNENGYSFDTFYVGGGTPTSLNHTQLDKLIGEVSKYIDLNKLREFTVEAGRPDSIDAEKLKVLKNYSCSRISINPQTMNEETLKLIGRRHSIDDIKEKFILARELGFDNINMDIIIGLPGEDENSITRTMDEIEALMPDSVTIHTMAIKRASVLNEKMFRGDRDLASRMYDIAAKRVRKMGMKPYYMYRQKSMVSPLENIGYSFDGKECIYNIQMIAENKTIIALGADAITKVVYQNENRIERVANLKDVREYIKRIDEQVKDKIIELEKLTHYCQI
- a CDS encoding tRNA threonylcarbamoyladenosine dehydratase, translated to MLGPFSRTELLLGKEGVDKLKGSTVAVFGIGGVGSFTVEALARSGVGKFILVDDDDICITNINRQLHATTKTVGKSKVEVMAQRVKEINPRAEVVALKEFVSKNNIDEILSSKIDYVVDAIDTVSSKLDLVVKCNEMGIPIISSMGAGNKLDPTKFEVADIYKTSVCPLAKVMRTELRKRGIKSLKVVYSKEQPMKPKLDEVVSCKVGCVCPPGATRKCTDRRQIPGSISFVPSVVGLIIAGEVIKDLAGVNENN